TTCATCAGCGGCAGCCTGCTTCCATTGCCACTCACTAGCTTCTTTTGCCGCTTCGTCAATGGCTGTCTGCAAATCTTTCGGAAGGCTTTGATAAAAGTCTTCACTAATCATCAACACATAGCCCATGTAGCCATGGCTGCTTATTGTTAAATAATCTTGCACCTCATAAAGTTTCTTGCTTACGATGTTGGATAGGGGATTTTCCTGTCCATCGACTGTTTTCGTTTGAAGAGCAGTATACAATTCGGCAAAATCAATGGACACTCCGCCTGCACCTAAAGCTTGGAACTGCGAAATTAATAAAGGACTTTGGGATGTACGAATTTTTAAGCCTTTCATATCCTCCGGTTTTTCAATCGGCCTTACCGAGTTCGTCAAATGCTTCAAACCCCCGTCCCAATACCCGAGACCGCGAAGTCCTTGCTGCGTTAAATATTGATTAAGTTGTTCACCCAACTCACCTTGCATCGCTTTTTTTGCTTCTTCCGTACTGGAAAATATAAATGGCAAATCAAATACTTCAAACTGTTTAACAAAGGATGGTAGTACACCTGTAAATGGGGCGTTCATTTGAACTGTTCCTGATTGCATTTGTTCTATAATCTCTCTATCATTTCCCAACTGTGAATCAGGATAAATTTCAACTTCAATTTGGCCATCTGTCTTTTCGCTTACGACTTCAGCGAATTTTTCCGCTGCTTTTCCTTTTGCTGTTGATGCACTTACGACGTGAGCAAATTTAATAACATATTTTTCCTGTTCACTATTCCCCTTATTGGCTACCTTTTTGCCACTCTCCCCTTCTCCTTCAGTCGAACTTTGGGAATTTCCACAGCCTGCAGCAATAAGCAGTATTGCAAATAAGTAAAAAGCTAGAACTGAAAATTTCCTAATAAACGACATCCTTTTTCCCCCTCATTTAGAATTTACTGAAATTGCTTTCTTCTCTTTATTTTCATTTTTTCCACTAAAGAAGTCTTGTGAAATTTAGAAAAGATTCTTAATTTAGGAAGAACATATCATACAGAATGTTTTTGTTAATTTTCAAGGCGATTTTGATTGAGCGTCCGGTATTTATGTGGAGACATGCCTACTAAATTACGAAATGTACGGTAAAAAGTTGAAAGTGTTTCATAGCCTACTTCGAAACAAATGGAGACAATTTCCTTTTCCGTTTTGTTTAGAAGTTCTTGCGCTCGATTGATGCGCACTTTTTGTAAATATTGCAACGGAGTTTCATGGTACTTTGCTTTGAAAATATCATTCATATACCGAGTTGAAATGCCAAATCTAGAAGATAAATTTTCAGCCGTAATTTCTTCAAAGTAATGCTTGTCTATGTATTCTTTCATTTGGATTGAACGCATATCATTGGCATCATTAAATTTTTTCATTTTGAGAAGTCTAATTAGGATGATTAATGTTTCTAACAAATAAATGGAGCCTGTAAACTGACAAAGCTGATCATAATTCGTTTGTTCAAAAAGCATCTTTCTAAATAACTGCCTTATTTCACTTGCGGATACAAAATCCAATTCAAAATGCTTAGAGGCATTCTGAAAAAAATGTAACAGCCCTTTGTCCACAAAAGAACCTAACGATTCTTCCGAAAAAGCCAAAACGAGAACTGTCAATTTATGAGATGCGTAAATAGAATGGATGGAATTAGGAACAATAAACAGGACACTATCTTCGCAGAAATTTTGCCTTTTTCCATCTATTTCAATTTCTCCCTCCCCTTTTAACGCATAGAGAATTTGGTATTGGTCATGATAATGATGGGATACATATTCTCCTTTTGGATGTGCGCTTTCATACAAATAAACACCGCTGTCAGGCAAATCAAGTCTTTTATAATACACCATCTGTCCGTCCCTCCTTGGTAACTAATTGATGTCTAAATTTCGACTTTTTTTAATATCAGGCATATTTTTAATAATAAAAGGGAAAGGATTTAAGCAAAGGAAGAAGAATAAAAATGATAGGATCTCTGTTGATATTACTATATACTTTTCACATATACTAACACACTGGGAGGAATTTAAAATGTCAAAGCTACAATCTTATGCGGCAGGATTTATAGTAGGTGCATTGGCTGGAAGTTTAGCCGTGCTATTGAGCACCCCCAAATCGGGTAAAGAATTACGGAATGATTTTTCCGACGTACGAATCAGGCTGAAAACAACAGCCAACGAATTAAAAAGAGATACGATCGAATTAAAAAACAATATCGTAAAGCTGAGTGCAGTGGGTAAAGAAACAATCAAAACTATCGGCAGCGATTTAAAAACAGATGTAATCAATTGGAAAGAAGAAGTGGATCCTTCCATTCAAACACTTAAAGCAGACATTGAAGCGCTTAAAGCCAAGGCCGAGCAAGCCGCAATTGAGATAAGGAAAACCAAATAGGGTTTTTATTGTAAAAAAAGAGAATTTTCTCTTTATTATTTTTTGTTTTACTGGCATAATGATAAGTAAGCGTTTTAATGTACAAGGGGGGGCCCACTGCAATGAAAGAAGATTTGTTATCAAAGCGGGATGCTTTAATGTATAGTTATAAGGTTGGACAACTTAGCAAAGCACTGTGGAAGGTTGTGGAGAAAGATTGGCAAAATTGGATTAAACCTTTCGGTTTAAATATAAACGAGCATCACATTTTATGGATTGCCCATTACTTGGACGGGGCAACGATTTCTGATATTTCAAAGTATGGTGTGATGCACGTTTCCACCGCTTTTAACTTTTCAAAGAAGTTGGAAGAGCGGGGTTATTTGACATTTTCAAAAAAAGATGACGATAAACGAAATACTTACGTGTATATTACAAAAGAAGGAGAAAAACTTCTTACAGAGACACTGGAAAACTATTCTCCGAAAAATGATTCTATATTAAAAGGCAGTTTGCCTCTTAAAAGTTTATACGGAAAGTTTCCTGAATTTCCTGAAATTTTGAGTATTATTCGGGAAATTTACGGCAGAGAATTCACTCAACTTTTTGAGGCTTCTTTCGAACAGGCAAATCATTCTTTGGAACAAGCAGAACAAGCTTTACAGTCAAAACATGAAAAAGAACATTTTCTTGAATCATTCTAATTTATTTATCATGTCAACTAATTTCGCCATTAATGCAGGATAATAGTTTTGCTCGTAAAGTGCTATGATTGTTTCCTTTACAGGCAATTTTGGATTCAACATGCCAACAAAATGCAATAAAAGCGGCTTTTCATCTACGAGCCCATTTTCTTGCTGCATTTCAAATCTTTGGTTCACTTCTTCACACAATGTGAAGACATCATCCATTTCTTTTTTTGTTATGCCTTTTTGAATGATTAATGCATAAAAAGGAAATTTTTTACCATCAATCATTTTCAAGAGCAGATGATTGTGAAATTCCAGCATGTTTATTTTATCTTGTAATGAAGACATTTTAATTTTTCCCCTTCGTTTTTTCCAAGTCAATGAGCGACTCCCTTTAGTACTCTTCCCTATTTTACAACAAAATCCTTTCAATAATAATAACTGCTGACAAGTTCAGCAGTTATTATTTGGCCGTCTATGATTGAATCCATTCTCTCTTTAAGGCATAATTAAGAAAAACGCTAATGCGTTCTTTCTTAGGAAGTCAGAGGACAGAAGCCGTGTTTTAGGAACACAGACTAAGAACGCCACGGACGCGCGAGCAACGTCTGTGTGACCCACCTCCTGTGGGCCTTAAATTTTCGGCAAAGAAAATTTATACTTATTTTTTAAGCAAAGACAAACGATGGGCAAAGGGGTTTATTTATCAACGGATTCGTATATTTCGAATGAAATGTCATCTTTTTTCAAGTCAATGGTCCGGACTTTGACGTACATATCGTCGCTGACTTCGATTTGATTTAAAGCAACGTAGATGATGCCTTCATTCGGTTCGATAATGATCCAATCAGGAATTTTGGCGCTTGTGTTCATAAATTTAAGTACCTGTTTGCTTGGAACCGGAAGCTCGCCAATATAAAACGCTTCCTGCCTTAATAACAAGTCTCCATTTTCCTGGACAACCGGTTCAAGAATCATTTGGAATCTTAGTTTTCTATCAAAAACATTTAAATGGCCTTCCACATTTACTTTTTCATTCAAGACAACTGTGAAATCAACATTTTTTCGATTATATTTTAATTTTTCAAGCTGTGTTGCAATAATATAATTTAGGCGTTCCTTTGACGTTTCTACTGTAAAAATAGACTTGCCATCAATATTTTTTGCGATATACTGTTGATGGTCTGTTTCCACATCTGAAAACAACAGATATAATAAAACTGCAAGCGTAACAATGATCACAGCTACAAAAACTAACAAACTAAAGAAGGCCGTTTTCCATTTTTTTATATTATCCATTTCATTTATCACCTACTTATGACCCGGATGCAATCGTTTGTGTATTGTACTAAAGCTGTTTCACTCTTTCAAGGGGGTTCTACATTTTATGTCTTTTTTTATTCTTTTTATTTTCTTTGCGTTATTTAGTTTATTTATCTTTAATTCAATGACAAACTCTTTATGCCAAAACCGCAATATTCCGGAAGAACGCCAACCGAAGGTCTTTCGATTTATTAACGTTTCCATTACAATTTTACTTATCTCTTCTTATGTTGAGGTCTTGTTTACTTGATTCCCTTGTTTCCAACAGGCAAAACGATCGGGGAAGAGTGATCCGATGTCACTCTTCTTTTTATTTGAAGCCAATCTTGTAATTTTTTTCATTTTTAACGAAAGTTATGATTTCAAACGGTACGTGTGCTATACTAATTGTTGTGCAAAATTTACGAGGTAGGAGTGTTTAGGATGAAAAAAGCTTTCCTTGCGCTCACAATGTCTGCGGCAGTCTTTAGTTTGGCCGCTTGTAATGGTGGAGACAAAGAAGCCGTTGTTGAAACAAACGCAGGCAATGTGACAAAAGATGAATTTTATGAAGCGATGAAAAAACAGAATGGGGATGCTGTCATTCAGCAGCTTGTTGAAAAAAAATTACTTGAAGAAAAATATAAAGTATCCAAAAAAGAAGTAGATAATGAGCTTAAAAAAATTAAAGAGCCTTTCGAATCGGACGAGCAATTCGAAATGGCTTTGGCGCAAAGCGGATTTGGCTCGGAGGATCAATTAAAAGATGAGATTCGCTTCAACCTTCTAAGGCAAAAAGCGGCAACAGAAGGTATCAAAGTGACGGATGAAAAGTTAAAAGATTTTTATAATGAAAACAAAGATATGTTTACTGTAGTTGAAGCAAGGCATATTCTCGTTAAAGATGAAAAAAAAGCGAAGGAAGTAAAGGAAAAGCTTGACAAAGGCGCCAAATTTGAAGATATGGTTAAAGAATACTCAACAGATACCGCAAGTGTTCCTGAAGGCGGAAAAATCGGAGAAGTCACGACTGAATCCCAATTAGTTCCAGAATTCATTGAAGCTTCTTTAAAGCTTAAAGAAGGAGAAATTAGTGGGCCAGTCAAATCTTCAAGCGGCTTCCATATTATTAAAGCTGACAAGCGTACTGAAAAAACATTAGAAAATAACCGTGAGGACGTGAAAAATGCCTACTTGGCACAACACGCAAAGCCTTATGACGAAGTCCTCAACAACCTTATTAAAAACGGTGATGTCAAAGTACAAGACAAGCAGTTTACAGACCTTTTCAAAGTACAAGAAGAGCCTAAACAAGATAAAGAAGACGAAAATGCTAAAGCAGATACAGGCGATAAAAAAGAGGACAAAGCTTCAGGCGAAAAGAAAGAATAGATATGAAGAAAGACACGAGCCGCACTTGTTGGCTCGTGTCTTTTTTATATATAGGAAATCCCCAATCCTTATCAATTATCTCCCTGTATATTTCTACAGTCATAGATGTCTTTGTTCAGGCTTTTATGGCCTTAAGTCCTCATGCCGCTTATTTTAAGATGAATAAATTATTTTGCTTCAGGAACGCCGATTAATTCGGGTACTGTTACAAATTTTGTCCCATCTTTCTTTAATTTTGAAATAATTTTATCCAATGCCTGTGCTGTACCGGATAGATCCATTGACCAATCACCGCCATCATGCATTAATATGATGGATCCGAAACCCACACTGCTTAGTACATTATCTGAAACAATGTCAGCTCCAGGTTGTTTCCAGTCTAGAGAGTCAACATTCCAGCCAATCACCGTATTATTCTTTTCACCCAACATTTTTACCATCTCATCGTTTAAAGCACCATACGGGGAACGAAAAAGACGTGGTTTAAATCCTGTTATATCCTTGATCACTTGCTCCGTTTCCGTCAATTCCCAATGCAACCTTCCTAATTCCTCTTTCGGTAAATTGGGGTGCCAGTATGTGTGGTTTCCAATCGCATGCCCTTCATCATGGATTCGTTTCGCTATTTCTCTATTTACCTTTGCTCGAGCGCCTATTAGGAAAAAAGTTGCTTTCACATCATGCTTAGCTAAAACGTCAAGCACCTGAGGGGTAAACCGGGTATCTGGCCCATCATCAAATGTTAGGGCTACCTGATTTTTCTTTGGAGAACCATGCAAAAAGACGATGTTGGGATATTCCTTTTGTAACTTATTGTTTGAAACAGGGTGCGGTTCTCGAACGTCCCTTTCTGAACCCCCTGCAAGCTGTGGCTGATCATCTAAGTAA
This genomic interval from Pueribacillus theae contains the following:
- a CDS encoding DUF1878 family protein; this translates as MSSLQDKINMLEFHNHLLLKMIDGKKFPFYALIIQKGITKKEMDDVFTLCEEVNQRFEMQQENGLVDEKPLLLHFVGMLNPKLPVKETIIALYEQNYYPALMAKLVDMINKLE
- a CDS encoding TRAP transporter substrate-binding protein, which encodes MSFIRKFSVLAFYLFAILLIAAGCGNSQSSTEGEGESGKKVANKGNSEQEKYVIKFAHVVSASTAKGKAAEKFAEVVSEKTDGQIEVEIYPDSQLGNDREIIEQMQSGTVQMNAPFTGVLPSFVKQFEVFDLPFIFSSTEEAKKAMQGELGEQLNQYLTQQGLRGLGYWDGGLKHLTNSVRPIEKPEDMKGLKIRTSQSPLLISQFQALGAGGVSIDFAELYTALQTKTVDGQENPLSNIVSKKLYEVQDYLTISSHGYMGYVLMISEDFYQSLPKDLQTAIDEAAKEASEWQWKQAAADEEEYMKVLEDSGIEITELTAENREAFIEATKKVYDEFKEIDGSEELLNAINGEK
- a CDS encoding AraC family transcriptional regulator, translated to MVYYKRLDLPDSGVYLYESAHPKGEYVSHHYHDQYQILYALKGEGEIEIDGKRQNFCEDSVLFIVPNSIHSIYASHKLTVLVLAFSEESLGSFVDKGLLHFFQNASKHFELDFVSASEIRQLFRKMLFEQTNYDQLCQFTGSIYLLETLIILIRLLKMKKFNDANDMRSIQMKEYIDKHYFEEITAENLSSRFGISTRYMNDIFKAKYHETPLQYLQKVRINRAQELLNKTEKEIVSICFEVGYETLSTFYRTFRNLVGMSPHKYRTLNQNRLEN
- a CDS encoding YpmS family protein; translated protein: MDNIKKWKTAFFSLLVFVAVIIVTLAVLLYLLFSDVETDHQQYIAKNIDGKSIFTVETSKERLNYIIATQLEKLKYNRKNVDFTVVLNEKVNVEGHLNVFDRKLRFQMILEPVVQENGDLLLRQEAFYIGELPVPSKQVLKFMNTSAKIPDWIIIEPNEGIIYVALNQIEVSDDMYVKVRTIDLKKDDISFEIYESVDK
- a CDS encoding HTH-type transcriptional regulator Hpr, encoding MKEDLLSKRDALMYSYKVGQLSKALWKVVEKDWQNWIKPFGLNINEHHILWIAHYLDGATISDISKYGVMHVSTAFNFSKKLEERGYLTFSKKDDDKRNTYVYITKEGEKLLTETLENYSPKNDSILKGSLPLKSLYGKFPEFPEILSIIREIYGREFTQLFEASFEQANHSLEQAEQALQSKHEKEHFLESF
- a CDS encoding polysaccharide deacetylase family protein; the encoded protein is MKYGKGICTLISIGLLFIILIACQNTNQEGRNSQPQSLEQTKYNQEDDNDYLDDQPQLAGGSERDVREPHPVSNNKLQKEYPNIVFLHGSPKKNQVALTFDDGPDTRFTPQVLDVLAKHDVKATFFLIGARAKVNREIAKRIHDEGHAIGNHTYWHPNLPKEELGRLHWELTETEQVIKDITGFKPRLFRSPYGALNDEMVKMLGEKNNTVIGWNVDSLDWKQPGADIVSDNVLSSVGFGSIILMHDGGDWSMDLSGTAQALDKIISKLKKDGTKFVTVPELIGVPEAK
- a CDS encoding YtxH domain-containing protein, which codes for MSKLQSYAAGFIVGALAGSLAVLLSTPKSGKELRNDFSDVRIRLKTTANELKRDTIELKNNIVKLSAVGKETIKTIGSDLKTDVINWKEEVDPSIQTLKADIEALKAKAEQAAIEIRKTK
- a CDS encoding peptidylprolyl isomerase — translated: MKKAFLALTMSAAVFSLAACNGGDKEAVVETNAGNVTKDEFYEAMKKQNGDAVIQQLVEKKLLEEKYKVSKKEVDNELKKIKEPFESDEQFEMALAQSGFGSEDQLKDEIRFNLLRQKAATEGIKVTDEKLKDFYNENKDMFTVVEARHILVKDEKKAKEVKEKLDKGAKFEDMVKEYSTDTASVPEGGKIGEVTTESQLVPEFIEASLKLKEGEISGPVKSSSGFHIIKADKRTEKTLENNREDVKNAYLAQHAKPYDEVLNNLIKNGDVKVQDKQFTDLFKVQEEPKQDKEDENAKADTGDKKEDKASGEKKE